Proteins from one Triticum aestivum cultivar Chinese Spring chromosome 7A, IWGSC CS RefSeq v2.1, whole genome shotgun sequence genomic window:
- the LOC123151629 gene encoding V-type proton ATPase subunit e1, with the protein MGFLATSAIFFLAGFIACLFSLLCCNRGASTNIFHLTLVITATVCCWMMWAIVYLAQMKPLINPILSGE; encoded by the exons ATGGGGTTCCTGGCgacctccgccatcttcttcctcgccgGCTTCATCGCATGCCTCTTCTCGCTCCTCTGCTGCAACCGCGGCGCCTCCACCAACAT ATTCCATTTGACCCTGGTCATTACCGCTACAGTTTGTTGTTGGATGAT GTGGGCAATCGTGTACCTCGCCCAGATGAAGCCTTTGATCAACCCCATCCTGAGCGGCGAGTGA